The Microtus ochrogaster isolate Prairie Vole_2 unplaced genomic scaffold, MicOch1.0 UNK32, whole genome shotgun sequence genome includes a region encoding these proteins:
- the Ankrd27 gene encoding ankyrin repeat domain-containing protein 27 isoform X1, producing MALYDEDLLKNPFYLALQKWRPDLCSKVAQIHGIVLVPCRGSLPSSIPSSCQFESYILVPTEGHFQTLDGKGVLIEGNRIKLGAGFPCLLSVPILFEETFYNEKEESFSLLCIAHPLEKRETSEEPSAPSDSFSLKTIEDVREFLGRHSERFDKNIASFHRAFRDCERKSLRHHIDSVNALYTKCLQQLLRDSHLKVLAKQEAQMNLMKQAVEIYVHHDLYDLIFKYVGTMEASEDAAFNKITRSLQDLQQKDIGVKPEFSFNIPRAKRELGQLNKCTSPQQKLLCLRKVVQLMTQSPSQRVNLETMCADDLLSVLLYLLVKTEIPNWMANLSYIKNFRFSSSAKDELGYCLTSVEAAIEYIRQGSLSTKPPDSEGVGDRLFLKQRMNVLSQMTSTPIDCLFKHIASGNQKEVERLLSQDDQDKDTMQKMCHPLCSCEDCEKLVSGRLNDPSVVTPFSRDDRGQTPLHVAALCGQASLIDFLVSKGAIVNATDYHGSTPLHLACQKGFQSVTLLLLHYKASTEVQDNNGNTPLHLACTYGHEDCVKALVYYDVQACRMDIGNEKGDTALHIAARWGYQSIIETLLQNGAPTEIQNRLKETPLKCALNSKILSIMEAHQLSSERRPRPSEVPALSPTCSVDSISQGSSTSSFSSISASFRQEEVKKDYREVEKLLRAVADGDLEMVRYLLEWTEDDLDDVDEAVSSVDLEFCHPLCQCPKCAPVQKKLARIPASGLGVNVTNQDGCSPLHMAALHGRTDLVPLLLKHGAYSSARNTSQAVPLHLACQQGHFQVVKCLLDSNAKPNKKDLGGNTPLIYACSGGHHEVAALLLQHGAAINASNNKGNTALHEAVLGRHALVVELLLFHGASVDILNKRQYTAVDCAEQDSKIMELLQVVPSCVASLNNVAETDHKECVTVKIRKKWNPKMYNLPEEPFRRQFCLVNPGARLQARTSRETLGRDRSVPDLSGGSLQEPEKQRVTEIQNDSSDQNRCRASEEGNKGIPERPVPRHSPGHRRMVRRHTVNDAAIPQLPEVTGHLTTQEGGVSQS from the exons GTCTTGGTGCCCTGCAGAGGAAGCCTGCCGAGCAGCATTCCGTCATCTTGTCAGTTCGAGTCCTACATTTTGGTGCCCACCGAAGGACACTTTCAGACCTTAGATGGAAAG GGTGTCCTCATTGAAGGAAACAGGATTAAGTTAGGAGCTGGttttccttgtcttctctctgtgCCCATCCTCTTTGAAGAGACTTTTTACAACGAAAAGGAAGAGAGCTTCAGCCTTCTCTGCATCGCTCATCccttggagaagagagagacttcAG AGGAACCCTCCGCACCTTCGGATTCTTTTTCCCTGAAGACCATTGAAGATGTGAGGGAATTCCTGGGAAGACACTCGGAGAGATTTGACAAGAACATCGCGTCTTTCCACCGGGCCTTCCGAGACTGTGAAAGGAAGAGCCTCCGCCACCACATC GACTCCGTCAATGCTCTCTACACCAAATGCCTCCAGCAGCTTCTCAGAGACTCTCACCTG AAGGTTCTTGCGAAGCAGGAGGCCCAGATGAACCTGATGAAGCAGGCAGTAGAG ATCTACGTCCATCACGATCTTTACGACCTTATCTTTAAATACGTGGGGACCATGGAGGCGAGCGAG GATGCCGCCTTTAACAAAATCACGAGAAGCCTTCAAGATCTTCAGCAGAAAGACATCGGGGTGAAACCTGAGTTCAG CTTCAACATCCCTCGTGCGAAGAGAGAGCTGGGGCAGCTGAACAAGTGTACATCCCCACAGCAGAAGCTGCTGTGCCTGCGGAAGGTGGTCCAGCTCATGACACAGTCTCCCAGCCAGagag TGAATTTGGAGACCATGTGTGCTGATGACCTTCTCTCTGTCCTGTTGTATCTGCTTGTGAAAACAGAGATCCCTAACTG GATGGCAAATTTGAGTTACATCAAAAACTTCAGATTTAGCAGCTCGGCCAAAGATGAGCTGGGATACTGCCTGACCTCGGTCGAGGCTGCCATTGAATACATCCGGCAAGGAAGTCTCTCTACAAAGCCACCT GACTCCGAGGGAGTAGGTGACAGACTGTTTCTCAAGCAGAGGATGAACGTATTGTCCCAGATGACGTCAACACCCATCGACTGCCTGTTTAAG CACATTGCGTCTGGTAACCAGAAGGAGGTAGAAAGACTTCTGAGCCAAGATGACCAGGACAAAGACACCATGCAAAAGATGTGCCACCCGCTTTGCTCCTGCGAGGACTGTGAGAAGCTTGTCTCTGG gaggttgaATGACCCATCGGTTGTCACTCCTTTCTCCAGAGATGACCGGGGTCAAACACCCCTCCATGTGGCTGCCCTCTGTG GTCAGGCATCCCTCATTGACTTCCTGGTCTCCAAAGGTGCCATAGTGAACGCCACCGACTATCATGGGTCCACTCCCCTCCATCTGGCATGTCAGAAAGGCTTCCAAAGTGTGACG ctgctgctgctgcactaCAAGGCCAGCACGGAGGTGCAGGACAACAACGGCAACACCCCGCTGCACCTGGCCTGCACCTACGGGCACGAGGAT TGTGTGAAGGCTCTGGTCTACTATGATGTCCAGGCCTGCAGAATGGACATTGGAAACGAGAAAGGAGACACAGCCTTGCACATTGCTGCACGCTGGGGTTACCAGAGCATCATAGAGACGCTGCTGCAGAATGGAGCCCCCACAGAGATCCAGAACAGACTGAAAGAAACGCCACTCAAGTGTGCACTGAACTCAAAG ATTCTGTCTATCATGGAAGCCCATCAGCTGTCCTCTGAACGGAGGCCAAGGCCTTCTGAG GTCCCTGCACTGTCCCCCACATGCTCCGTGGATTCCATCAGCCAGGGCTCCTCCACTTCCAGCTTTTCTTCCATCTCGGCGAGCTTCAGGCAAGAAGAAGTCAAAAAGGACTACAGGGAG GTAGAAAAGCTTCTAAGAGCGGTTGCTGATGGAGATCTCGAAATG GTTCGCTACCTTTTGGAGTGGACAGAGGATGACCTGGACGATGTGGACGAGGCCGTCAGCTCAGTGGATCTAGAATTCTGTCACCCCTTATGCCAGTGCCCCAAGTGTGCTCCAGTCCAGAAG AAACTGGCAAGGATTCCTGCCAGTGGCCTTGGTGTCAATGTGACCAACCAGGACGGCTGCTCTCCTCTGCATATGGCCGCCTTGCATGGCCGGACGGACCTCGTCCCCCTCCTGCTGAAGCATGGTGCCTACTCCAGTGCCAGAAACACAAGCCAAGCTGTGCCGCTCCACCTGGCCTGCCAGCAGGGCCACTTCCAG GTGGTAAAATGCCTTTTAGACTCCAATGCAAAACCTAATAAAAAGGACCTCGGCGGGAACACGCCCCTCATTTATGCCTGCTCTGGTGGTCACCATGAAGTCGCTGCACTCTTGCTACAG CACGGGGCCGCCATCAATGCTTCCAACAACAAAGGCAACACAGCCCTGCACGAGGCTGTGCTGGGAAGGCATGCCTTGGTGGTGGAGCTGCTTCTGTTCCACGGAGCATCTGTTGACATCCTGAACAAGAGGCAGTACACAGCCGTGGACTGTGCAGAACAG GATTCAAAAATAATGGAGTTGCTGCAGGTAGTGCCAAGTTGTGTTGCGTCCTTAAACAATGTCGCCGAGACAGACCACAAGGAATGTGTGACTGttaagatcagaaaaaaat GGAATCCCAAAATGTACAACCTGCCAGAAGAGCCTTTTAGGAGACAGTTTTGCCTCGTTAACCCTGGGGCGCGGCTCCA GGCAAGAACTTCAAGGGAAACCCTGGGAAGGGATAGAAGTGTGCCTGATCTTTCTGGAGGTTCTCTGCAGGAG ccAGAGAAGCAAAGAGTCACGGAAATTCAGAATGACTCATCAGACCAGAACAGATGCCGGGCTTCTGAGGAAGG
- the Ankrd27 gene encoding ankyrin repeat domain-containing protein 27 isoform X2: MALYDEDLLKNPFYLALQKWRPDLCSKVAQIHGIVLVPCRGSLPSSIPSSCQFESYILVPTEGHFQTLDGKGVLIEGNRIKLGAGFPCLLSVPILFEETFYNEKEESFSLLCIAHPLEKRETSEEPSAPSDSFSLKTIEDVREFLGRHSERFDKNIASFHRAFRDCERKSLRHHIDSVNALYTKCLQQLLRDSHLKVLAKQEAQMNLMKQAVEIYVHHDLYDLIFKYVGTMEASEDAAFNKITRSLQDLQQKDIGVKPEFSFNIPRAKRELGQLNKCTSPQQKLLCLRKVVQLMTQSPSQRVNLETMCADDLLSVLLYLLVKTEIPNWMANLSYIKNFRFSSSAKDELGYCLTSVEAAIEYIRQGSLSTKPPDSEGVGDRLFLKQRMNVLSQMTSTPIDCLFKHIASGNQKEVERLLSQDDQDKDTMQKMCHPLCSCEDCEKLVSGRLNDPSVVTPFSRDDRGQTPLHVAALCAAAAALQGQHGGAGQQRQHPAAPGLHLRARGLCEGSGLL, encoded by the exons GTCTTGGTGCCCTGCAGAGGAAGCCTGCCGAGCAGCATTCCGTCATCTTGTCAGTTCGAGTCCTACATTTTGGTGCCCACCGAAGGACACTTTCAGACCTTAGATGGAAAG GGTGTCCTCATTGAAGGAAACAGGATTAAGTTAGGAGCTGGttttccttgtcttctctctgtgCCCATCCTCTTTGAAGAGACTTTTTACAACGAAAAGGAAGAGAGCTTCAGCCTTCTCTGCATCGCTCATCccttggagaagagagagacttcAG AGGAACCCTCCGCACCTTCGGATTCTTTTTCCCTGAAGACCATTGAAGATGTGAGGGAATTCCTGGGAAGACACTCGGAGAGATTTGACAAGAACATCGCGTCTTTCCACCGGGCCTTCCGAGACTGTGAAAGGAAGAGCCTCCGCCACCACATC GACTCCGTCAATGCTCTCTACACCAAATGCCTCCAGCAGCTTCTCAGAGACTCTCACCTG AAGGTTCTTGCGAAGCAGGAGGCCCAGATGAACCTGATGAAGCAGGCAGTAGAG ATCTACGTCCATCACGATCTTTACGACCTTATCTTTAAATACGTGGGGACCATGGAGGCGAGCGAG GATGCCGCCTTTAACAAAATCACGAGAAGCCTTCAAGATCTTCAGCAGAAAGACATCGGGGTGAAACCTGAGTTCAG CTTCAACATCCCTCGTGCGAAGAGAGAGCTGGGGCAGCTGAACAAGTGTACATCCCCACAGCAGAAGCTGCTGTGCCTGCGGAAGGTGGTCCAGCTCATGACACAGTCTCCCAGCCAGagag TGAATTTGGAGACCATGTGTGCTGATGACCTTCTCTCTGTCCTGTTGTATCTGCTTGTGAAAACAGAGATCCCTAACTG GATGGCAAATTTGAGTTACATCAAAAACTTCAGATTTAGCAGCTCGGCCAAAGATGAGCTGGGATACTGCCTGACCTCGGTCGAGGCTGCCATTGAATACATCCGGCAAGGAAGTCTCTCTACAAAGCCACCT GACTCCGAGGGAGTAGGTGACAGACTGTTTCTCAAGCAGAGGATGAACGTATTGTCCCAGATGACGTCAACACCCATCGACTGCCTGTTTAAG CACATTGCGTCTGGTAACCAGAAGGAGGTAGAAAGACTTCTGAGCCAAGATGACCAGGACAAAGACACCATGCAAAAGATGTGCCACCCGCTTTGCTCCTGCGAGGACTGTGAGAAGCTTGTCTCTGG gaggttgaATGACCCATCGGTTGTCACTCCTTTCTCCAGAGATGACCGGGGTCAAACACCCCTCCATGTGGCTGCCCTCTGTG ctgctgctgctgcactaCAAGGCCAGCACGGAGGTGCAGGACAACAACGGCAACACCCCGCTGCACCTGGCCTGCACCTACGGGCACGAGGAT TGTGTGAAGGCTCTGGTCTACTATGA